The [Limnothrix rosea] IAM M-220 genomic interval TTTAGATTGACATCATCATATTCATGGACAAGACGATTTCGCATTCCATTAATTTCTCGCCATGCAATGCCCGGTAACTTATTTTTTGTTTCGTCTGAAACGCGCTTTGCAGCTTCTGCGATAACGAGTAGCCGCCGAATGACTGAGTCCTGAAGTTGAATATCTTCAATGAATGTCTGCTCATCACACCGTTCCACATAAGCCATTATCAACTCTGCTGATTGCAGCATATCAAGTAGAAACTGGGGATCTCTTCGCATAAATTACTTTGGCTGAAGATAATATTTCTTGGCGGCGCAAATAGTTGCGACTAGCTTCGATTCCGGAACGGGTAACGAGATCAATCTTTCTCTGAAAAATGCCTTGGAGTTCTGCTTGCATCTCGTCGAGCGTCGTAAATTTTGGGCGAGCATCTGGATGAAATTGCACCATCAC includes:
- a CDS encoding DUF86 domain-containing protein; translated protein: MLQSAELIMAYVERCDEQTFIEDIQLQDSVIRRLLVIAEAAKRVSDETKNKLPGIAWREINGMRNRLVHEYDDVNLKIVWDVVQSEIPELIEQIKKQGYF